Proteins co-encoded in one Aggregicoccus sp. 17bor-14 genomic window:
- a CDS encoding DUF1684 domain-containing protein, which translates to MPSMSLPLALSLLVSAAPAQPAKTAEKGSEKSSKTDPASEQQAWHEERVRRLTAEDGWLSLVGLHWLKEGDSRVGSAPDSDIPLPPSAPPLVGTLTRHGTSLSFTPAKGVSVSAKDQPFTGGALHSDAAGEPDVLEVGTIQFHVISRQGKLGLRVRDTASPARREFKGIPLFPYDPAWRVEARLEPGRGQKSVAVPNVLGAVEDMPSPGTLVFRFQGKEYHLTPVIEPGDDQLFIIFADQTNRTDTYAPGRFLYAPLPKNGKTVLDFNRATNPPCAFTSFATCPLPPRDNRLAVRVEAGEKRAGTH; encoded by the coding sequence ATGCCGTCGATGTCCCTGCCGCTTGCCCTGTCGCTGCTCGTGAGCGCCGCCCCTGCCCAGCCGGCCAAGACCGCCGAGAAGGGCTCCGAGAAGAGCTCCAAGACGGACCCCGCCTCCGAGCAGCAGGCGTGGCACGAGGAGCGGGTGCGCCGCCTCACCGCCGAGGACGGCTGGCTCAGCCTGGTGGGCCTGCACTGGCTGAAGGAGGGCGACAGCCGCGTGGGCTCGGCGCCCGACAGCGACATCCCGCTGCCCCCCAGCGCGCCCCCGCTGGTGGGAACGCTCACCCGCCACGGCACGAGCCTCAGCTTCACCCCTGCGAAGGGCGTGAGCGTGAGCGCGAAGGACCAGCCCTTCACGGGCGGCGCGCTGCACTCGGACGCGGCCGGTGAGCCGGACGTGCTCGAGGTGGGCACCATCCAGTTCCACGTCATCTCGCGCCAGGGAAAGCTCGGCCTGCGCGTGCGCGACACGGCCTCGCCCGCGCGCCGTGAGTTCAAGGGCATCCCGCTCTTCCCCTACGACCCGGCCTGGCGCGTCGAGGCGCGGCTCGAGCCGGGGCGGGGGCAGAAGTCCGTCGCCGTGCCCAACGTGCTCGGCGCGGTGGAGGACATGCCCTCGCCGGGCACGCTCGTCTTCCGCTTCCAGGGCAAGGAGTACCACCTGACGCCGGTGATCGAGCCGGGCGACGACCAGCTCTTCATCATCTTCGCGGACCAGACCAACCGCACCGACACCTACGCTCCCGGGCGCTTCCTCTACGCGCCGCTGCCGAAGAACGGGAAGACGGTGCTCGACTTCAACCGCGCCACGAACCCGCCCTGCGCGTTCACCTCCTTCGCCACCTGCCCGCTGCCCCCGCGCGACAACCGCCTCGCGGTGCGCGTGGAGGCCGGCGAGAAGCGCGCGGGCACGCACTGA
- the gloA gene encoding lactoylglutathione lyase: protein MRILHTMLRVGDLERSLDFYTRILGMRLLRRHEYPEGRFTLAFVGFGPEDTHTAIELTHNWDTKAYELGNAYGHIALGVQDIYATCERLRAAGGRIVREPGPMKHGTTVIAFVEDPDGYRVELIEQKAAPRA, encoded by the coding sequence ATGCGGATCCTCCACACCATGCTGCGAGTGGGCGACCTCGAGCGCTCCCTGGACTTCTACACGCGCATCCTCGGGATGCGCCTGCTGCGCCGCCACGAGTACCCGGAGGGGCGCTTCACGCTCGCCTTCGTGGGCTTCGGCCCCGAGGACACCCACACCGCCATCGAGCTCACCCACAACTGGGACACGAAGGCGTACGAGCTGGGCAACGCCTACGGCCACATCGCGCTCGGCGTGCAGGACATCTACGCCACCTGCGAGCGGCTGCGCGCCGCGGGTGGCCGCATCGTGCGCGAGCCGGGGCCGATGAAGCACGGCACCACCGTCATCGCCTTCGTCGAGGACCCGGACGGCTACCGCGTCGAGCTCATCGAGCAGAAGGCCGCGCCGCGCGCCTGA
- a CDS encoding zinc-dependent alcohol dehydrogenase family protein, which produces MRAMVIPRFGGPEVFEEREVKIPPPGPYQLLVRVRASGTNPVDAKLRQDGSWAGLKLPAVIGYDVSGTVEAVGPGVTDFHVGDAVFYTPEIFGNPWGSYAELNLVNASIVAPKPMNLSHEEAAAVPLAGGTAWEALARRIQLHQGETILIHGGAGGVGSFAVQMARAVGARVLATAGTENQETLRRLGAHVAIDYRKEDPAEVALRETDGTGVDAVFDTAGVNILPSLRATRTSGRLATILGVQGDLSLLYQKNQTLHGVFLLRERERLEEMTQLIEKGGVKPLVEQVLSLNQVAEAHRRLDSGHGRGKLVLKVAP; this is translated from the coding sequence ATGCGCGCCATGGTCATCCCCCGCTTCGGCGGTCCCGAGGTCTTCGAGGAGCGGGAGGTGAAGATCCCTCCGCCCGGTCCCTACCAGCTGCTCGTGCGGGTGCGCGCGAGCGGCACCAACCCGGTGGATGCGAAGCTGCGGCAGGACGGGAGCTGGGCGGGGCTGAAGCTGCCCGCGGTCATCGGCTACGACGTGTCGGGCACGGTGGAGGCGGTGGGCCCCGGCGTCACGGACTTCCACGTGGGCGACGCGGTGTTCTACACGCCGGAGATCTTCGGCAACCCCTGGGGCAGCTACGCGGAGCTGAACCTGGTGAACGCGAGCATCGTCGCGCCCAAGCCGATGAACCTCTCGCACGAGGAGGCGGCGGCCGTGCCGCTCGCGGGGGGCACGGCGTGGGAGGCGCTCGCCCGGCGCATCCAGCTTCATCAGGGAGAGACCATCCTCATCCACGGCGGCGCCGGCGGCGTGGGCAGCTTCGCGGTGCAGATGGCGCGCGCGGTGGGCGCGCGCGTGCTCGCCACCGCGGGGACGGAGAACCAGGAGACGCTGCGCCGCCTGGGCGCGCACGTGGCCATCGACTACCGCAAGGAGGACCCGGCGGAGGTGGCGCTGCGCGAGACGGACGGCACGGGGGTGGACGCGGTGTTCGACACCGCGGGCGTGAACATCCTGCCGAGCCTGCGCGCCACGCGGACCTCGGGAAGGCTCGCGACGATTCTCGGCGTGCAGGGAGACCTGAGCCTCCTGTACCAGAAGAACCAGACGCTGCACGGCGTGTTCCTGCTGCGCGAGCGCGAGCGGCTGGAGGAGATGACCCAGCTCATCGAGAAGGGCGGCGTGAAGCCGCTGGTGGAGCAGGTGCTGTCACTCAACCAGGTGGCCGAGGCCCACCGCCGCCTCGACTCGGGCCACGGGCGCGGCAAGCTCGTGCTGAAGGTGGCGCCGTAG
- a CDS encoding S9 family peptidase, translating to MILSALAALALTAAHPYSIQDQLAMRRVSSPTVSPDGKRVAFVLRTTDFAANKGRTDVWVVNADGSGLRQLTRHEANDDQPVWGPDSQSLYFLSTRSGSNQVYRASLAGGEEAQVTKLPLDVGAFALSRDGKQLAVALEVFPDCPTLQCTTERLSAQEKDKSSGRLYEHLLYRHWDTWSNGTRSHLFVLPASGTGTPRDLMPGMDADAPTKPFGGSEEFTFTPDGTGVVFTARDAGRTEAWSTDLDLFVASTTAAAAKAAAPRKLTVQNRATDTSPSFSPDGKTLAYLAMERPMYESDRLRVVLRSWPDGKERVLTQKWDRSAGALSWSADGKTLFTTADDVGNHPAFALDVATGEARRLVKDGHAGDPQPLADGRVLFALDSLAAPADLWSVGADGGEPRQLTKMNAEALADIRFGEYEQFSFPGWNGETVHGYVVKPVGFDPKKKYPVAFLIHGGPQGSFGSSFSYRWNPQFYAGAGYAAVMVDFHGSTGYGQAFTDAIRDDWGGKPLEDLQKGLDAALKRYAFLDESRMCALGASYGGYMINWIAGNWSDRFKCLVNHDGIFDTRIGYYDTEETWFPEWEHGGTPWEHPQAFEKHNPVNFVKNWKTPMMVVQGGKDYRVVETQGISTFTALQRKGIPSQLLYFPDENHWVLKTANSRKWHETVLAWIDRWTKGGGKPAAKGSSTPQ from the coding sequence TTGATCCTCTCCGCCCTCGCCGCGCTCGCCCTCACGGCGGCGCACCCGTACTCCATCCAGGACCAGCTCGCGATGCGCCGCGTCTCGAGCCCCACCGTCTCGCCGGACGGCAAGCGCGTGGCCTTCGTGCTGCGCACCACCGACTTCGCCGCGAACAAGGGCCGCACCGACGTCTGGGTGGTCAACGCGGACGGCAGCGGCCTGCGCCAGCTCACCCGCCACGAGGCCAACGACGACCAGCCCGTCTGGGGCCCGGACAGCCAGAGCCTCTACTTCCTCTCCACCCGCTCGGGCTCCAACCAGGTGTACCGCGCGAGCCTCGCCGGCGGGGAGGAGGCGCAGGTGACGAAGCTGCCCCTGGACGTGGGCGCCTTCGCCCTCAGCCGCGACGGCAAGCAGCTCGCGGTGGCCCTGGAGGTGTTCCCCGACTGCCCCACGCTGCAGTGCACGACGGAGCGGCTCAGCGCGCAGGAGAAGGACAAGAGCTCGGGCCGGCTCTACGAGCACCTGCTCTACCGGCACTGGGACACCTGGTCCAACGGCACCCGCTCGCACCTCTTCGTGCTCCCTGCCTCCGGCACCGGCACCCCTCGCGACCTGATGCCCGGCATGGACGCGGACGCGCCCACCAAGCCCTTCGGCGGCAGCGAGGAGTTCACCTTCACCCCGGACGGCACCGGCGTGGTCTTCACCGCGCGCGACGCGGGCCGCACCGAGGCGTGGAGCACGGACCTGGACCTCTTCGTCGCGTCGACCACGGCCGCTGCGGCCAAGGCCGCCGCTCCGCGCAAGCTCACGGTGCAGAACCGCGCCACCGACACGAGCCCCTCCTTCAGCCCGGACGGCAAGACGCTCGCGTACCTGGCGATGGAGCGCCCCATGTACGAGAGCGACCGGCTGCGCGTGGTGCTGCGGAGCTGGCCGGACGGCAAGGAGCGCGTGCTCACCCAGAAGTGGGACCGCAGCGCGGGCGCCCTCTCCTGGAGCGCGGACGGCAAGACGCTGTTCACCACCGCGGACGACGTGGGCAACCACCCGGCCTTCGCGCTGGACGTGGCCACGGGCGAGGCGCGCCGCCTCGTGAAGGACGGCCACGCCGGTGACCCGCAGCCGCTCGCGGACGGGCGCGTGCTCTTCGCGCTCGACAGCCTCGCGGCCCCCGCGGACCTCTGGAGCGTGGGCGCGGACGGCGGCGAGCCGCGCCAGCTGACGAAGATGAACGCGGAGGCGCTCGCGGACATCCGCTTCGGCGAGTACGAGCAGTTCAGCTTCCCCGGCTGGAACGGCGAGACCGTGCACGGCTACGTGGTGAAGCCGGTGGGCTTCGACCCGAAGAAGAAGTACCCCGTCGCCTTCCTCATCCACGGCGGGCCGCAGGGCTCCTTCGGCAGCAGCTTCAGCTACCGCTGGAACCCCCAGTTCTACGCGGGCGCCGGCTACGCCGCGGTGATGGTCGACTTCCACGGCTCCACCGGCTACGGCCAGGCCTTCACGGACGCCATCCGCGACGACTGGGGCGGCAAGCCGCTCGAGGACCTGCAGAAGGGCCTGGACGCCGCGCTCAAGCGCTACGCGTTCCTCGACGAGAGCCGCATGTGCGCGCTGGGCGCGAGCTACGGCGGCTACATGATCAACTGGATCGCCGGCAACTGGAGCGACCGCTTCAAGTGCCTCGTGAACCACGACGGCATCTTCGACACCCGCATCGGCTACTACGACACCGAGGAGACCTGGTTCCCCGAGTGGGAGCACGGCGGCACGCCGTGGGAGCACCCCCAGGCCTTCGAGAAGCACAACCCGGTGAACTTCGTGAAGAACTGGAAGACGCCGATGATGGTGGTGCAGGGCGGCAAGGACTACCGCGTGGTGGAGACCCAGGGCATCTCCACCTTCACCGCGCTGCAGCGCAAGGGCATCCCCAGCCAGCTGCTCTACTTCCCGGACGAGAACCACTGGGTGCTCAAGACGGCCAACAGCCGCAAGTGGCACGAGACGGTGCTCGCGTGGATCGACCGCTGGACGAAGGGGGGCGGCAAGCCCGCGGCCAAGGGGTCCAGTACGCCGCAGTGA